The following coding sequences are from one Melanotaenia boesemani isolate fMelBoe1 chromosome 19, fMelBoe1.pri, whole genome shotgun sequence window:
- the LOC121629812 gene encoding thyrotropin receptor-like has translation MASCNRITRTVSCSGVQVIPGVHPDTQQLWLVRTKLSSVPQNAFHSLSSISHIFISDDDAIRSVEKHSFYNLSSVAHIQITGVKTLSYIHEEAFKDLPNLKYLGISNTGLTLFPGLRYIRSMREDFILEIVENVLIRVIPANSFFGISVNALTVMLNDNGVKEIQRFAFNGSRLEEVYLQRNLDLKHIDEFSFYGVIHGPTHLDLSETQVHSLPSVGLESIERLRAERTWTLEALPPSTTFPHLQRAELTFPSHCCGLKTLKRWRGLEAVFCNRTWSASGKLQESSVTSTHPEQKVSQRLQDIFDLQGAENTDYSLNNSLVCPNQPSQKEGSFSLDSSAEHLKEDFEPSLCNEFYADDGPSCSPVPDALNPCEDVMSTGYLRVLVWVVSLVAVSANLLVLVILLSCQQKLTVTRFLIGHLAFADTCMGMYLLLIASVDFHTRSRYHHFAISWQTGSGCNVAGMLSVFASELSVYTLTLITLQRWHAIFNAMRLDKKLRLRHAAVLMLIGWLICAIMAVLPVLGVNSYQKVSICLPVDTETAAARAYIVYVLMVNVFAFLVVCLCYVHIYCMVHRPQTSRCNTTMAKRMALLILTNFLCLAPVCFYGLSAAFHRPLMTVTDSKVLLVLFYPLNSCVHPFFYAILTKGFHRDITMLLSRIGLCQKQAYLYRS, from the exons ATTCATCTCCGACGATGACGCCATCAGATCTGTTGAGAAACACTCCTTCTACAACCTGTCCAGCGTTGCACACAT aCAGATCACTGGTGTGAAAACACTGTCCTACATCCATGAAGAGGCTTTCAAAGATCTGCCTAATTTAAAATACCT TGGGATCTCTAACACAGGTCTCACTTTGTTTCCTGGTCTTCGGTATATTCGGTCAATGAGAGAGGATTTCATCCT gGAAATAGTGGAAAATGTCCTCATACGCGTCATTCCAGCTAATTCCTTTTTTGGAATATCTGTGAATGCTCTGACAGT CATGCTGAATGATAACGGTGTGAAAGAAATCCAGCGCTTTGCTTTCAATGGGAGCAGACTGGAAGAAGT GTACCTTCAGAGGAACCTGGATTTGAAACATATTGatgaattttcattttatggtGTGATTCATGGCCCAACTCATCT AGACCTTTCAGAGACACAAGTGCATTCTTTGCCTTCAGTAGGTTTGGAGAGCATTGAAAGGCTCCGAGCTGAAAGAACGTGGACCCTCGAGGCGCTGCCCCCCTCCACCACCTTCCCGCACTTACAGAGAGCTGAACTGACCTTCCCGAGCCACTGCTGTGgcctgaaaacactgaaaagatgGAGAGG TCTTGAAGCAGTTTTCTGCAACCGGACCTGGTCTGCTTCAGGGAAACTGCAGGAATCCTCTGTGACATCAACTCATCCAGAACAGAAAGTTTCCCAGCGTCTCCAGGACATCTTTGATCTCCAAGGAGCTGAAAATACAGACTACAGTCTGAACAACAGCCTTGTCTGTCCCAACCAGCCATCTCAGAAGGAAGGTTCCTTCTCTCTGGATTCCTCTGCAGAACATCTCAAAGAAGACTTTGAGCCTTCTCTTTGTAACGagttttatgcagatgatggaCCCTCGTGCTCGCCTGTACCTGACGCTCTCAACCCCTGTGAGGATGTAATGAGTACAGGCTATCTGAGGGTTCTGGTCTGGGTGGTGAGCTTGGTGGCTGTTTCAGCCAATCTATTGGTTCTGGTGATCCTGCTGAGCTGCCAGCAGAAGCTGACGGTCACCCGTTTCCTTATCGGCCACCTGGCGTTTGCTGACACCTGCATGGGGATGTATTTACTCCTGATAGCGTCCGTCGACTTCCACACACGCTCTCGTTACCACCATTTCGCCATATCCTggcaaacaggaagtggctgtAACGTAGCAGGGATGTTGTCGGTGTTCGCCAGTGAGCTCTCCGTGTACACGTTGACTTTAATCACCCTGCAGCGCTGGCATGCCATCTTTAACGCCATGAGGCTGGATAAAAAGCTGAGGCTGCGTCACGCTGCggtgctgatgctgattggctggttgATTTGCGCCATCATGGCGGTCCTGCCAGTTCTTGGTGTTAACTCTTACCAGAAGGTCAGCATCTGCTTACCGGTGGACACGGAGACAGCTGCTGCTCGGGCCTACATTGTTTATGTCCTGATGGTTAATGTGTTTGCTTTTCtagtggtgtgtttgtgttacgTCCACATCTACTGCATGGTGCACCGCCCACAGACCAGCAGATGCAACACCACCATGGCCAAACGCATGGCTCTGCTCATTCTCACCAACTTTCTGTGTTTAGCTCCCGTTTGTTTCTACGGTCTGTCTGCAGCTTTCCACCGGCCGCTGATGACGGTCACAGACTCCAAG gtGCTGCTGGTTCTTTTCTATCCTCTCAACTCTTGTGTGCACCCATTTTTTTATGCCATCCTAACAAAAGGATTTCATCGGGACATCACGATGCTGCTGAGTCGGATTGGGTTGTGCCAGAAGCAGGCGTATCTCTACCGAAGCTGA